One genomic region from Ornithinimicrobium flavum encodes:
- a CDS encoding sugar transferase produces MSNPTRSLFVVPERWDRETEGLVLPRRHTAPRARRYLDGYLRSVRFVDLVLVALAVAVAQVYRFGTDDRLLNTPRWPTEVTYTWVSVALVVGWLVALRLQNAYDGRVVGHGVHEYRQVFHASLWLFAALAITAFAFKLDFARGYVLLAFPLGTMLLLVGRWAARQWLVRQRRAGRLSDRVLLVGDREQVASLVVALRRAPDAGYNVLGACVDHARAGTVAGIPVLGPESEVLVQAHELQVDVVAVSSSAGLGPTGLRQLGWALEGTDIDLVVAPGIMDVAGPRVLTRPVQGLPLIHVEAPTFAGPQLVLKAIMDRVGALVAIVLFAPVLAAVAVAVRLEDRGPVLFAQERVGRDGELFRMFKFRSMVPDAETRLPELLDANEAFGPLFKVRQDPRVTTTGSFIRRYSLDELPQLLNVLRGEMSLVGPRPPLPREVAEYEDDARRRLLVKPGMTGLWQINGRSDLSWDESVRLDLYYVENWTPVLDLMIMWRTAQVVLRPGSGGAY; encoded by the coding sequence GTGTCGAATCCGACACGCTCCCTCTTCGTGGTGCCGGAAAGGTGGGACCGGGAGACGGAGGGGCTGGTCCTGCCGCGTCGCCACACGGCGCCCCGGGCCCGTCGCTACCTGGACGGCTACCTGCGCAGCGTGCGCTTCGTCGACCTGGTCCTGGTCGCGCTCGCCGTGGCGGTGGCCCAGGTCTACCGGTTCGGGACGGACGACCGGCTGCTCAACACCCCGCGCTGGCCCACCGAGGTCACCTACACCTGGGTCTCGGTGGCGCTCGTCGTGGGGTGGCTGGTGGCGCTCCGCCTGCAGAACGCCTACGACGGCCGGGTGGTCGGGCACGGCGTGCACGAGTACCGCCAGGTCTTCCACGCCTCGCTGTGGCTCTTCGCCGCCCTGGCCATCACCGCCTTCGCCTTCAAGCTCGACTTCGCCCGCGGCTACGTCCTGCTGGCCTTCCCGCTCGGGACGATGCTGCTGCTGGTCGGCCGCTGGGCGGCGCGGCAGTGGCTGGTCCGGCAGCGACGGGCCGGCCGGCTCTCCGACCGGGTCCTGCTCGTCGGTGACCGCGAGCAGGTGGCGAGCCTCGTGGTGGCCCTGCGGCGCGCACCGGACGCCGGCTACAACGTGCTCGGCGCCTGTGTGGACCACGCGCGGGCCGGCACGGTCGCCGGCATACCGGTCCTCGGGCCGGAGTCCGAGGTGCTCGTGCAGGCGCACGAGCTGCAGGTCGACGTGGTGGCGGTCTCCTCGTCCGCGGGCCTGGGACCGACCGGTCTGCGCCAGCTCGGGTGGGCCCTGGAGGGCACCGACATCGACCTCGTCGTCGCCCCCGGCATCATGGACGTGGCCGGCCCGCGGGTCCTGACCCGCCCCGTGCAGGGCCTGCCCCTCATCCACGTCGAGGCACCGACCTTCGCCGGCCCCCAGCTGGTGCTCAAGGCGATCATGGACCGGGTGGGCGCTCTGGTCGCCATCGTCCTCTTCGCCCCGGTCCTGGCCGCCGTCGCGGTGGCGGTCCGGCTCGAGGACAGGGGCCCGGTCCTGTTCGCCCAGGAGCGGGTGGGCCGTGACGGTGAGCTGTTCCGGATGTTCAAGTTCCGCAGCATGGTCCCGGACGCGGAGACCCGCCTCCCCGAGCTGCTCGACGCCAACGAGGCCTTCGGTCCGCTCTTCAAGGTGCGCCAGGACCCCCGGGTCACGACCACGGGCTCCTTCATCCGCCGCTACTCCCTCGACGAGCTCCCCCAGCTCCTCAACGTCCTGCGGGGGGAGATGAGCCTCGTCGGTCCGCGTCCTCCGCTGCCGCGCGAGGTCGCCGAGTACGAGGACGACGCGCGCCGCCGGCTGCTGGTCAAGCCGGGTATGACCGGCCTGTGGCAGATCAACGGTCGCAGCGACCTGTCGTGGGACGAGTCGGTCCGCCTCGACCTCTACTACGTGGAGAACTGGACCCCGGTCCTGGACCTCATGATCATGTGGCGCACCGCGCAGGTCGTGCTCCGACCGGGCTCCGGCGGGGCCTACTGA
- the pheA gene encoding prephenate dehydratase codes for MSFRIAYLGPAGTFTEQAARRWDPDGRHETWPAPSVPEAIAALHEGRVGAAVVPFENSVEGSVPATLQSLLEADGVRITAEVLVEVEFSLLARPGTALEEVRVVATHPHAAAQTRAWLARTLPRARVVAETSTARAAQLVGEGEYDAAVAAPGAADAYGLVALAEGVADRAGAVTRFVVLQEGAPVPAPTGADRTTLVALIWQNRPGALLELLEQFAIRGIDLSRLESRPTGEGLGEYCFWIDADAHLDEPRLQETLVGLRRTTRDLRFFGSYPRADGRVPTVPAHADDTAYAQASAWVSSLGGSSPLTGPAGARGPTRR; via the coding sequence GTGAGCTTCCGCATCGCCTACCTCGGTCCCGCCGGGACCTTCACCGAGCAGGCGGCCCGACGCTGGGACCCCGACGGTCGGCACGAGACGTGGCCCGCGCCCAGCGTCCCGGAGGCGATCGCGGCGCTGCACGAGGGCCGGGTCGGCGCAGCCGTCGTGCCGTTCGAGAACTCCGTGGAGGGGTCGGTCCCCGCGACCCTGCAGAGCCTGCTGGAGGCCGACGGCGTCCGCATCACCGCCGAGGTGCTGGTCGAGGTGGAGTTCAGCCTGCTCGCCCGGCCGGGCACCGCCCTGGAGGAGGTGCGGGTCGTCGCGACGCACCCCCACGCGGCGGCGCAGACCCGGGCGTGGCTGGCCCGCACCCTCCCTCGGGCCCGGGTGGTGGCCGAGACCTCGACGGCCCGGGCCGCGCAGCTGGTGGGGGAGGGGGAGTATGACGCCGCCGTCGCCGCTCCCGGGGCGGCGGACGCCTACGGCCTCGTCGCGCTCGCCGAGGGGGTCGCGGACCGGGCGGGGGCCGTGACCCGCTTCGTCGTCCTCCAGGAGGGGGCGCCGGTGCCGGCGCCGACGGGCGCCGACCGCACCACCCTGGTGGCCCTGATCTGGCAGAACCGGCCGGGGGCCCTGCTGGAGCTGCTCGAGCAGTTCGCGATCCGTGGGATCGACCTGTCCCGGCTCGAGTCGCGCCCGACGGGGGAGGGGTTGGGGGAGTACTGCTTCTGGATCGACGCCGACGCCCACCTGGACGAGCCACGCCTGCAGGAGACCCTGGTGGGGCTGCGGCGCACCACCCGCGACCTGCGCTTCTTCGGCTCCTACCCCCGGGCCGACGGTCGGGTGCCGACGGTGCCGGCCCATGCGGACGACACGGCCTACGCGCAGGCCTCGGCCTGGGTCAGCTCCCTGGGGGGCAGCTCGCCCCTCACCGGTCCAGCTGGAGCCAGGGGGCCCACCCGCCGTTGA
- a CDS encoding DUF6104 family protein yields MYFTDRGIEELQARRGDEEVSLTWLAEQLRTFVDVHPEFEVAVDRLATWLARDDEDEEWSGQ; encoded by the coding sequence GTGTACTTCACCGACCGCGGCATCGAGGAGCTCCAGGCCCGCCGGGGCGATGAGGAGGTCAGCCTCACCTGGTTGGCCGAGCAGCTGCGCACCTTCGTCGACGTGCACCCGGAGTTCGAGGTGGCGGTGGACCGGCTGGCCACCTGGTTGGCACGGGACGACGAGGACGAGGAGTGGAGCGGTCAGTGA
- a CDS encoding GNAT family N-acetyltransferase, with protein MTSAPAGPPLPPGHRAASPEVDDLDDLVRLLRRHEREARGWPGADSDAVAAEVTGRGASTHLHETVRDADGVLRAWVSCHDRAAGRVLVGVTVDPDLPEAQGDALATYCFGRVEDLGREVMARRGLRSAQLDSGAFADDPRQQRWLTEAGYANVREWWQMTRPVDRQADAEPPALRPGVEIRRVRRDDGVGMPLEEDLRAVHLVLEQSFADHFNSYRETFEEFVSRLREDPGHRWDHWWLATVDGEPAGALVGTVQRGGVGADGLATPDGTYVEYIGVHRRARGRGVAKGLLRTVIVDAAVRGRGSVGLEVDADSPTGADGLYRSMGWQTRYVTQSWHRTLHLAGSLPAPDGTSG; from the coding sequence ATGACCAGCGCCCCCGCCGGACCACCCCTGCCCCCCGGACACCGGGCCGCCAGCCCTGAGGTGGACGACCTGGACGACCTCGTCCGGCTGCTCCGACGGCACGAGCGGGAGGCCCGGGGCTGGCCCGGGGCCGACAGCGACGCGGTCGCGGCCGAGGTCACCGGACGGGGCGCCAGCACGCACCTCCACGAGACGGTGCGGGACGCCGACGGGGTGCTCCGGGCCTGGGTCAGCTGCCACGACCGTGCAGCCGGCCGGGTCCTCGTGGGGGTGACCGTCGACCCCGACCTGCCGGAGGCCCAGGGCGACGCGCTGGCGACCTACTGCTTCGGCCGGGTCGAGGACCTCGGCCGGGAGGTGATGGCGCGACGTGGTCTGCGCAGCGCCCAGCTGGACTCCGGCGCCTTCGCCGACGACCCCCGGCAGCAGCGCTGGCTCACCGAGGCGGGCTACGCCAACGTCCGGGAGTGGTGGCAGATGACCCGTCCCGTGGACCGGCAGGCCGACGCCGAGCCTCCTGCGCTGCGCCCGGGGGTGGAGATCCGCCGGGTGCGGCGGGACGACGGGGTGGGGATGCCCCTGGAGGAGGACCTCCGCGCCGTCCACCTCGTGCTCGAGCAGTCCTTCGCCGACCACTTCAACTCCTACCGGGAGACCTTCGAGGAGTTCGTGAGCCGCCTGCGGGAGGACCCGGGCCACCGGTGGGACCACTGGTGGCTGGCGACGGTCGACGGGGAGCCGGCCGGTGCCCTGGTCGGGACCGTGCAGCGGGGCGGCGTGGGGGCGGACGGCCTCGCGACCCCGGACGGCACCTACGTCGAGTACATCGGCGTCCACCGCCGAGCCCGGGGCCGTGGGGTGGCCAAGGGGTTGCTGAGGACCGTCATCGTCGACGCCGCCGTGCGCGGGCGGGGCTCGGTCGGGCTCGAGGTCGACGCCGACTCCCCCACCGGCGCCGACGGGCTCTACCGGTCCATGGGCTGGCAGACCCGCTACGTCACCCAGTCCTGGCACCGGACGCTGCACCTCGCCGGGAGCCTCCCGGCTCCGGACGGGACCTCGGGATAG
- a CDS encoding multifunctional oxoglutarate decarboxylase/oxoglutarate dehydrogenase thiamine pyrophosphate-binding subunit/dihydrolipoyllysine-residue succinyltransferase subunit has product MAHPPSSDKTLSDFGANEWLVEEMRERFDDDPGSVGPEWRRHFEDDGVNGNAARTQETTTPARAPEAPTPAKAPETSGESGPTPLRSTSKVAPAPPRSAATPPRTSPPEEAPQKTAPPRRAPQQEDPQQEAPAAKEAPAAKEAPAKTAAKKDSADSPARKVARDAPAPKSTGPQEEVTHTVLRGAVARVVTNMESSLEVPTATSARNLPAKLLIDNRTVINNHLARSRGGKVSFTHLIGYAMVKALKAMPEMNNGFTTQDGKPVLVTPAHVNLGLAIDVPKPDGTRQLLVPSIKSAEQMTFHEFWSAYESLVRKARDGKLTIEDFQGTTISLTNPGGIGTLHSVPRLMKGQGTILGVGSLDYPAEWQGAAPERIAAAGVSKILTLTSTYDHRIIQGAQSGEFLKVMHQLLLGQDGFYDEIFTSLRIPYEPIRWAPDIWASHDDDLSKASRIQELIHAYRVRGHLMADTDPLEYRQRRHPDLTIENHGLTLWDLDREVPTGGFGGKPRLTLRTILGILRDSYCRTVGIEYMHLQEPAERKWFQDKLEVPFEKPAPAEQLRILRRLNAAEAFETFLQTKFVGQKRFSLEGGESVIALLDKVLNRAADEGLSEVTIGMPHRGRLNVLANLAGKSYGQIFREFEGKSAPGSVQGSGDVKYHLGTEGEFTTETGRTTRVYLAANPSHLEAVNPVLEGITRAKQDRLTRESGDDPATVLPVLMHGDAAFAGQGVVLETLQMSQLPAYRTGGTIHVIINNQVGFTTAPHHSRSSVYCSDVARTVQAPVFHVNGDDPEAVVRTAELAYDYRQRFGKDVVIDMICYRRRGHNEGDDPSMTQPLMYDLIEAKRSVRKLYTESLIGRGDITIEEAEVALRDYQKQLEQVFTETKAALKGEGDGTHGLERPQAQDEGDMATRQRPTAISEDTLHTIGDSFASVPDGFTVHPKLAKLLTTRQEMTRQGGVDWAMGELIAIGSLVMEGTPVRLVGQDSRRGTFVQRHAVLTDNRTAKNWTPLHHLSEGQAPLEVYDSLLSEYAAMGFEYGYSVEKTDALVLWEAQFGDFANGAQTIVDEFISSSEQKWGQRSSVVLLLPHGYEGQGPDHSSARIERYLQLCAEDNMVVAFPSTPASYFHLLRAHVTARPRRPLVVFTPKAMLRLKASASPVEAFTTGTFEPVLPDTAELEPGSVDRVLLASGKLVWDLEDERRKREDDRTAILRVEQLYPAPGAQLAALTRKYPEAELVWVQNEPANQGAWPFMALNLPEALAQHGEDRPLRVVSRPASASPATGSTKVHEVEQAALHEQAFGRRG; this is encoded by the coding sequence GTGGCCCACCCCCCGAGCAGCGACAAGACACTCTCCGACTTCGGAGCCAACGAGTGGCTCGTCGAGGAGATGCGCGAGAGGTTCGACGACGATCCGGGATCGGTGGGGCCGGAGTGGCGGCGTCACTTCGAGGACGACGGCGTGAACGGCAACGCCGCCCGCACCCAGGAGACCACCACCCCGGCGAGGGCCCCGGAGGCCCCCACCCCGGCGAAGGCGCCGGAGACCTCCGGCGAGTCCGGACCCACCCCTCTGCGCAGCACGAGCAAGGTCGCCCCTGCTCCCCCGCGCTCCGCCGCGACCCCGCCGAGGACGTCACCGCCCGAGGAGGCCCCGCAGAAGACGGCTCCGCCGAGGCGGGCCCCGCAGCAGGAGGACCCGCAGCAGGAGGCCCCCGCCGCCAAGGAGGCCCCCGCCGCCAAGGAGGCCCCCGCGAAGACCGCCGCGAAGAAGGACAGCGCAGACTCCCCCGCCAGGAAGGTCGCCCGGGACGCCCCGGCCCCGAAGTCGACCGGCCCGCAGGAGGAGGTGACCCACACCGTGCTCCGGGGGGCGGTGGCCCGCGTCGTCACCAACATGGAGAGCTCCCTGGAGGTCCCGACCGCGACCAGCGCGCGCAACCTGCCCGCCAAGCTGCTCATCGACAACCGGACGGTGATCAACAACCACCTCGCCCGCAGCCGCGGCGGCAAGGTCAGCTTCACCCACCTCATCGGCTACGCCATGGTCAAGGCGCTCAAGGCCATGCCGGAGATGAACAACGGCTTCACGACCCAGGACGGCAAGCCGGTCCTGGTCACGCCCGCCCACGTCAACCTCGGCCTGGCCATCGACGTGCCCAAGCCGGACGGCACCCGCCAGCTGCTCGTGCCCAGCATCAAGAGTGCCGAGCAGATGACGTTCCACGAGTTCTGGAGCGCCTACGAGTCGCTCGTGCGCAAGGCCCGCGACGGCAAGCTGACGATCGAGGACTTCCAGGGCACGACGATCAGCCTCACCAACCCCGGGGGCATCGGGACCCTGCACTCGGTCCCCCGTCTGATGAAGGGGCAGGGCACGATCCTCGGGGTCGGCTCCCTGGACTACCCCGCCGAGTGGCAGGGTGCGGCCCCCGAGCGCATCGCCGCGGCCGGCGTGAGCAAGATCCTCACCCTCACCTCGACCTACGACCACCGCATCATCCAGGGCGCGCAGTCCGGCGAGTTCCTCAAGGTCATGCACCAGCTGCTGCTGGGCCAGGACGGGTTCTACGACGAGATCTTCACCTCGCTGCGGATCCCCTACGAGCCGATCCGGTGGGCGCCGGACATCTGGGCCTCCCACGACGACGACCTGTCGAAGGCCAGCCGGATCCAGGAGCTCATCCACGCCTACCGCGTCCGCGGCCACCTCATGGCCGACACCGACCCGCTCGAGTACCGCCAGCGCCGCCACCCCGACCTGACGATCGAGAACCACGGCCTCACCCTCTGGGACCTGGACCGCGAGGTCCCCACCGGTGGGTTCGGCGGCAAGCCGCGGCTGACGCTGCGCACCATCCTGGGCATCCTGCGCGACTCCTACTGCCGCACCGTGGGCATCGAGTACATGCACCTGCAGGAGCCCGCCGAGCGCAAGTGGTTCCAGGACAAGCTCGAGGTGCCCTTCGAGAAGCCGGCTCCGGCCGAGCAGCTGCGGATCCTACGCCGGCTGAACGCCGCGGAGGCCTTCGAGACCTTCCTGCAGACCAAGTTCGTGGGCCAGAAGCGCTTCAGCCTCGAGGGCGGCGAGTCCGTCATCGCCCTGCTCGACAAGGTGCTCAACAGGGCCGCGGACGAGGGCCTGTCCGAGGTGACGATCGGTATGCCGCACCGCGGCCGGCTGAACGTCCTGGCCAACCTGGCCGGGAAGTCCTACGGGCAGATCTTCCGCGAGTTCGAGGGCAAGTCGGCCCCCGGCAGCGTCCAGGGGTCGGGCGACGTCAAGTACCACCTCGGCACCGAGGGCGAGTTCACGACCGAGACCGGCAGGACCACTCGCGTCTACCTGGCAGCCAACCCCTCCCACCTGGAGGCCGTCAACCCGGTCCTGGAGGGCATCACCCGCGCCAAGCAGGACCGTCTGACCCGGGAATCGGGCGACGACCCGGCCACGGTGCTGCCGGTCCTCATGCACGGGGACGCGGCCTTCGCCGGCCAGGGCGTGGTCCTCGAGACGCTCCAGATGTCCCAGCTGCCCGCCTACCGCACCGGCGGCACCATCCACGTCATCATCAACAACCAGGTCGGATTCACCACCGCCCCCCACCACTCGCGCTCGTCGGTCTACTGCTCCGACGTCGCCCGCACGGTGCAGGCCCCGGTCTTCCACGTCAACGGGGACGACCCGGAGGCGGTCGTGCGCACCGCCGAGCTCGCCTACGACTACCGGCAGCGCTTCGGCAAGGACGTCGTCATCGACATGATCTGCTACCGCCGACGGGGCCACAACGAGGGTGACGACCCCTCGATGACCCAGCCGCTGATGTACGACCTCATCGAGGCCAAGCGCTCGGTCCGCAAGCTGTACACCGAGTCCCTCATCGGTCGTGGCGACATCACGATCGAGGAGGCCGAGGTCGCGCTGCGGGACTACCAGAAGCAGCTGGAGCAGGTCTTCACCGAGACCAAGGCGGCGCTGAAGGGCGAGGGCGACGGGACCCACGGGCTGGAGCGGCCGCAGGCCCAGGACGAGGGCGACATGGCCACCCGGCAGCGCCCGACCGCCATCTCCGAGGACACGCTGCACACCATCGGCGACTCCTTCGCGAGCGTCCCCGACGGCTTCACGGTGCACCCCAAGCTGGCCAAGCTGCTCACCACGCGGCAGGAGATGACCCGCCAGGGGGGCGTGGACTGGGCGATGGGCGAGCTGATCGCCATCGGCTCGCTCGTCATGGAGGGCACCCCGGTCCGGCTCGTCGGCCAGGACTCGCGCCGCGGCACCTTCGTGCAGCGGCACGCCGTCCTCACCGACAACCGCACCGCGAAGAACTGGACCCCCCTTCACCACCTGTCCGAGGGCCAGGCGCCGCTGGAGGTCTACGACTCGCTGCTGTCGGAGTACGCCGCGATGGGGTTCGAGTACGGCTACTCGGTGGAGAAGACCGACGCCCTGGTCCTCTGGGAGGCCCAGTTCGGTGACTTCGCCAACGGGGCGCAGACGATCGTCGACGAGTTCATCTCCTCCTCCGAGCAGAAGTGGGGCCAGCGCTCGAGCGTGGTCCTGCTGCTGCCCCACGGATACGAGGGGCAGGGGCCGGACCACTCCTCCGCCCGCATCGAGCGCTACCTGCAGCTGTGCGCCGAGGACAACATGGTCGTGGCCTTCCCCTCGACGCCGGCGTCCTACTTCCACCTGCTGCGTGCGCACGTCACCGCGCGTCCGCGCCGGCCGCTGGTCGTCTTCACCCCCAAGGCGATGCTGCGGCTCAAGGCCTCGGCCAGCCCGGTGGAGGCGTTCACCACCGGGACCTTCGAGCCCGTGCTGCCCGACACGGCCGAGCTGGAGCCGGGCTCCGTGGACCGTGTCCTGCTCGCCTCGGGCAAGCTGGTCTGGGACCTGGAGGACGAGCGGCGCAAGCGCGAGGACGACCGGACGGCGATCCTGCGGGTGGAGCAGCTCTACCCCGCGCCCGGCGCCCAGCTGGCCGCCCTGACCCGGAAGTACCCCGAGGCCGAGCTCGTCTGGGTCCAGAACGAGCCGGCCAACCAGGGCGCCTGGCCCTTCATGGCGCTGAACCTTCCGGAGGCGCTCGCCCAGCACGGCGAGGACCGGCCGCTGCGGGTGGTGAGCCGCCCCGCGTCCGCCTCTCCCGCGACGGGCTCGACGAAGGTCCACGAGGTGGAGCAGGCGGCCCTGCACGAGCAGGCCTTCGGCCGACGCGGCTGA
- a CDS encoding ABC transporter permease subunit, which translates to MTAAVRSELRKYATTRMAWAMPVAMLLIGAAFAALQGLFLAVIGEFPGADGEIIRPAEVWDDLTVARMVYTGGVSMGYLLALVLGILSMSGEFRHRTLTATLLATPRRGRLIAAKLVGLVLVVLLNAVVFTAGSVLGGGIMLAVGDVSVFPDPVELVGTLARMVLVLVLWGLMGFGLGVIIPNQVIALFVGVGFTLLLEPLIGFGLTFVDWLADAARYFPSQATMATLDLFSGVDPEVRQSLGGAEDPLTWWVAALVLLGYAGIMAALGWVLTSRRDVA; encoded by the coding sequence ATGACCGCCGCAGTGCGCAGCGAGCTGCGCAAGTACGCCACGACCCGGATGGCCTGGGCCATGCCGGTGGCGATGCTCCTGATCGGTGCCGCGTTCGCCGCGCTCCAGGGCCTCTTCCTGGCGGTGATCGGAGAGTTCCCCGGCGCGGACGGGGAGATCATCCGACCGGCCGAGGTGTGGGACGACCTGACGGTCGCCCGCATGGTCTACACCGGCGGGGTGTCCATGGGCTACCTGCTGGCCCTGGTGCTCGGGATCCTGTCGATGAGCGGCGAGTTCCGCCACCGGACGCTCACTGCCACCCTGCTGGCCACCCCGCGCCGTGGGCGGCTCATCGCTGCCAAGCTCGTCGGGCTGGTCCTCGTGGTGCTCCTCAACGCGGTCGTCTTCACGGCCGGGAGCGTCCTGGGTGGAGGCATCATGCTGGCCGTGGGCGACGTGAGCGTCTTCCCCGACCCCGTCGAGCTGGTGGGCACCCTCGCGCGGATGGTCCTGGTCCTGGTGCTGTGGGGGTTGATGGGCTTCGGCCTCGGGGTGATCATCCCCAACCAGGTCATCGCGCTCTTCGTCGGCGTGGGGTTCACGCTCCTGCTCGAGCCCCTCATCGGTTTCGGGCTGACCTTCGTCGACTGGCTCGCCGACGCGGCCCGGTACTTCCCGAGCCAGGCCACCATGGCGACCCTGGACCTCTTCTCGGGGGTCGACCCCGAGGTGCGGCAGTCGCTCGGCGGCGCCGAGGACCCGCTCACGTGGTGGGTCGCCGCCCTGGTCCTGCTCGGGTACGCGGGGATCATGGCGGCCCTCGGGTGGGTCCTGACGTCCCGGCGCGACGTCGCCTGA
- a CDS encoding ABC transporter ATP-binding protein: MTAASLPSGIDLSVRGLSKDFGSFRAVDGLTFDVAPGRVTGFLGPNGAGKTTTLRMLLGLVRPSAGEALIGGRRYAALPRPMETVGAALEATGFHPGRSGRNHLRVLAATHGIPDRRVDELLDLVGIPAAARKRAGDYSMGMRQRLGLAAALLGDPDVLLLDEPANGLDPEGIRWMRGFLQHLARDQGKTVLISSHLLAEVEQTVEDVIIIANGRLVRQGTMQDLHGEPATRVRTPDPGRLAEALAGAGLSATPEDGGLRVATGDLALVGDTALRAGLAVHELRPLRTDLERLFLQLTESPEHRNRNLADPGSAVPPPSPGSTGPQEESR; the protein is encoded by the coding sequence ATGACTGCTGCGAGCCTCCCGTCCGGGATCGATCTCAGCGTCCGGGGACTGTCGAAGGACTTCGGCTCGTTCCGGGCGGTGGACGGCCTGACCTTCGACGTCGCTCCCGGGCGGGTGACCGGCTTCCTGGGCCCGAACGGCGCCGGCAAGACCACCACCCTGCGCATGCTGCTGGGCCTGGTCCGTCCGAGCGCCGGCGAGGCCCTCATCGGCGGGCGTCGGTATGCCGCCCTCCCCCGTCCGATGGAGACGGTGGGGGCGGCGCTGGAGGCGACCGGGTTCCATCCCGGTCGGTCCGGACGCAACCACCTGAGGGTGCTCGCCGCGACCCACGGCATCCCCGACCGGCGCGTCGACGAGCTGCTCGACCTGGTCGGTATCCCGGCCGCGGCCCGCAAGAGGGCCGGTGACTACTCCATGGGTATGCGGCAGCGCCTGGGGCTGGCCGCCGCCCTGCTGGGCGACCCCGACGTCCTGCTCCTGGACGAGCCCGCCAACGGCCTGGACCCGGAGGGCATCCGCTGGATGCGCGGCTTCCTCCAGCACCTCGCCCGGGACCAGGGCAAGACCGTGCTTATCAGCTCCCACTTGCTGGCCGAGGTGGAGCAGACGGTCGAGGACGTCATCATCATCGCCAACGGCCGCCTGGTGCGGCAGGGGACGATGCAGGACCTGCACGGGGAGCCCGCGACGCGGGTCCGCACCCCCGATCCCGGGCGCCTCGCCGAGGCGCTCGCCGGGGCCGGCCTCAGCGCGACGCCGGAGGACGGGGGCCTGCGAGTCGCCACGGGGGACCTGGCCCTGGTGGGGGACACCGCCCTGCGCGCTGGTCTGGCCGTCCACGAGCTGCGTCCGCTGCGCACCGACCTCGAGCGTCTCTTCCTGCAGCTCACCGAGTCGCCGGAGCACCGCAACCGCAACCTCGCCGATCCCGGGTCGGCCGTCCCGCCACCGTCACCGGGGTCGACTGGCCCCCAGGAGGAGTCCCGATGA